The following proteins are co-located in the Prionailurus viverrinus isolate Anna chromosome A1, UM_Priviv_1.0, whole genome shotgun sequence genome:
- the ZNF354C gene encoding zinc finger protein 354C isoform X1, whose amino-acid sequence MAVDLLPTKVKESVTFRDVAVVFSQDEWLRLDSAQRTLYREVMLENYGTLVSLGIPSSTPKVICRLQQGEDPCVVEREIPQDACLGFKTWPEMEASPPRQDISIEETSQGIIKKKSIKFGHWDIDFGQTLELESGTEQEQRKKPLQQIMTSHKKTVSGDVKQTRLELGKGLLINTILVTQQSVPIERIPNIYYTFGRDFKQNFDLMRCIQIYPGEKPHLCNECGKSFNQSLHLIEHQRIHTGEKPYRCSECGKPFSHRSSLLAHQRIHTGEKPYKCSECEKAFSSSSTLIKHLRVHTGEKPYQCKECGKAFSQCSTLTVHQRIHTGEKLYKCAECEKAFNCRAKLHRHQRIHTGEKPYKCSECGKGYSQFASLAEHQKLHTGEQLCKCLECGRTFTRISTLIEHQRIHTGQKPYQCNECGKAFNQYSSFSEHRKIHTGEKLYPCGECGKAFGCKSNLYRHQRIHTGEKPYQCNQCGKAFSQYSFLTEHERIHTGEKLYKCMECGKAYSYRSNLCRHKKVHTKEKLYKWKEYGNPFIYSSSLTQYQRFLRDDESCEV is encoded by the exons ATGGCTGTGGATTTGCTGCCCACTAAGGTGAAA GAGTCTGTGACGTTCAGGGACGTGGCCGTGGTCTTCAGCCAGGACGAATGGCTGCGCCTGGACTCTGCACAGAGAACCCTGTACCGGGAGGTGATGCTGGAGAACTATGGCACCCTGGTCTCGCTGG GGATTCCATCTTCGACGCCAAAGGTGATCTGCCGGTTGCAGCAAGGCGAGGATCCTTGCGTGGTGGAAAGGGAAATCCCTCAAGACGCCTGTCTGG GTTTCAAGACTTGGCCTGAAATGGAAGCCTCACCTCCCAGACAGGACATTTCTATAGAAGAAACATCTcagggaataataaagaaaaagtccATTAAGTTTGGTCACTGGGACATCGATTTTGGACAGACTTTGGAATTGGAGAGTGGAACAGAACAGGAGCAACGGAAGAAACCTCTTCAGCAAATCATGACCTCACACAAAAAAACTGTGAGTGGAGATGTAAAGCAGACACGTCTTGAATTGGGGAAAGGCTTACTTATAAATACAATTCTTGTCACACAACAGAGTGTTCCTATAGAAAGGATACCCAATATATATTACACTTTTGGGAGagattttaaacagaattttgaTTTAATGAGATGCATCCAGATTTACCCAGGAGAAAAACCTCATCtttgtaatgaatgtgggaaaagcTTCAACCAGAGTCTCCATCTGATTGAACaccagagaattcacactggTGAGAAACCCTACAGATGTAGTGAGTGTGGGAAACCCTTTAGCCACAGATCCTCCCTTCTTGcccatcagagaattcatactggagagaaaccttacaaatgtagtGAATGTGAGAAGGCTTTTAGCAGCAGCTCGACCCTAATCAAACACCTGAGGGTGCACACTGGCGAGAAACCCTACCAGTGTAAGGAATGTGGTAAAGCCTTTAGCCAGTGTTCAACCCTCACTGTACATCAGAggattcatactggagagaaactcTATAAATGTGCTGAATGTGAGAAGGCCTTCAATTGTAGAGCAAAACTTCACAGACACCAAAGAATCCACACAGGGGAGAAACCCTATaaatgcagtgaatgtgggaaaggtTACAGCCAGTTTGCATCCCTGGCTGAACATCAGAAGCTTCATACTGGAGAACAGCTGTGTAAATGCTTGGAATGTGGGAGAACCTTCACACGCATCTCCACCCTTATTGAACACCAGCGAATTCATACTGGTCAGAAACCCTACCAGtgcaatgaatgtgggaaagccttcaacCAGTATTCATCCTTCAGTGAACATCGTAAAATTCACACCGGGGAAAAGCTTTACCCATGTGGAGAATGCGGGAAAGCCTTTGGTTGCAAATCCAACCTTTACAggcatcagagaattcacactggagagaaaccctaccAGTGTAAtcagtgtgggaaagccttcagccaGTATTCATTCCTAACAGAGCACGAGAGGATCCATACTGGCGAGAAACTCTACAAGTGCATGGAGTGTGGGAAAGCCTACAGTTATAGATCAAACCTTTGTAGACACAAAAAAGTTCACACTAAGGAAAAACTCTATAAATGGAAGGAATATGGGAATCCTTTTATCTATAGCTCCTCCCTTACTCAGTATCAGAGATTTCTCAGAGATGATGAGTCCTGTGAAGTTTAA
- the ZNF354C gene encoding zinc finger protein 354C isoform X2 — MEASPPRQDISIEETSQGIIKKKSIKFGHWDIDFGQTLELESGTEQEQRKKPLQQIMTSHKKTVSGDVKQTRLELGKGLLINTILVTQQSVPIERIPNIYYTFGRDFKQNFDLMRCIQIYPGEKPHLCNECGKSFNQSLHLIEHQRIHTGEKPYRCSECGKPFSHRSSLLAHQRIHTGEKPYKCSECEKAFSSSSTLIKHLRVHTGEKPYQCKECGKAFSQCSTLTVHQRIHTGEKLYKCAECEKAFNCRAKLHRHQRIHTGEKPYKCSECGKGYSQFASLAEHQKLHTGEQLCKCLECGRTFTRISTLIEHQRIHTGQKPYQCNECGKAFNQYSSFSEHRKIHTGEKLYPCGECGKAFGCKSNLYRHQRIHTGEKPYQCNQCGKAFSQYSFLTEHERIHTGEKLYKCMECGKAYSYRSNLCRHKKVHTKEKLYKWKEYGNPFIYSSSLTQYQRFLRDDESCEV, encoded by the coding sequence ATGGAAGCCTCACCTCCCAGACAGGACATTTCTATAGAAGAAACATCTcagggaataataaagaaaaagtccATTAAGTTTGGTCACTGGGACATCGATTTTGGACAGACTTTGGAATTGGAGAGTGGAACAGAACAGGAGCAACGGAAGAAACCTCTTCAGCAAATCATGACCTCACACAAAAAAACTGTGAGTGGAGATGTAAAGCAGACACGTCTTGAATTGGGGAAAGGCTTACTTATAAATACAATTCTTGTCACACAACAGAGTGTTCCTATAGAAAGGATACCCAATATATATTACACTTTTGGGAGagattttaaacagaattttgaTTTAATGAGATGCATCCAGATTTACCCAGGAGAAAAACCTCATCtttgtaatgaatgtgggaaaagcTTCAACCAGAGTCTCCATCTGATTGAACaccagagaattcacactggTGAGAAACCCTACAGATGTAGTGAGTGTGGGAAACCCTTTAGCCACAGATCCTCCCTTCTTGcccatcagagaattcatactggagagaaaccttacaaatgtagtGAATGTGAGAAGGCTTTTAGCAGCAGCTCGACCCTAATCAAACACCTGAGGGTGCACACTGGCGAGAAACCCTACCAGTGTAAGGAATGTGGTAAAGCCTTTAGCCAGTGTTCAACCCTCACTGTACATCAGAggattcatactggagagaaactcTATAAATGTGCTGAATGTGAGAAGGCCTTCAATTGTAGAGCAAAACTTCACAGACACCAAAGAATCCACACAGGGGAGAAACCCTATaaatgcagtgaatgtgggaaaggtTACAGCCAGTTTGCATCCCTGGCTGAACATCAGAAGCTTCATACTGGAGAACAGCTGTGTAAATGCTTGGAATGTGGGAGAACCTTCACACGCATCTCCACCCTTATTGAACACCAGCGAATTCATACTGGTCAGAAACCCTACCAGtgcaatgaatgtgggaaagccttcaacCAGTATTCATCCTTCAGTGAACATCGTAAAATTCACACCGGGGAAAAGCTTTACCCATGTGGAGAATGCGGGAAAGCCTTTGGTTGCAAATCCAACCTTTACAggcatcagagaattcacactggagagaaaccctaccAGTGTAAtcagtgtgggaaagccttcagccaGTATTCATTCCTAACAGAGCACGAGAGGATCCATACTGGCGAGAAACTCTACAAGTGCATGGAGTGTGGGAAAGCCTACAGTTATAGATCAAACCTTTGTAGACACAAAAAAGTTCACACTAAGGAAAAACTCTATAAATGGAAGGAATATGGGAATCCTTTTATCTATAGCTCCTCCCTTACTCAGTATCAGAGATTTCTCAGAGATGATGAGTCCTGTGAAGTTTAA